One Chloroflexota bacterium DNA window includes the following coding sequences:
- a CDS encoding 2-oxoacid:acceptor oxidoreductase family protein, with translation MERAVVMTGIGGQGVQLLARVLAQAAIREGKQAMTFGVFMGMIRGGASESTVVVADGEITTPPIVPHAWAILALHGEGLPKLRAKIEPGGVVVANADLVGALPAWEGVRTVAVAATGEAKALGHPLGAGMVALGAFVATTALVAPASLDAALADVLPPHRRTLADANRRCLARGAALVAPAASALRPFAPAC, from the coding sequence ATGGAGCGCGCCGTCGTCATGACCGGCATCGGCGGCCAGGGCGTGCAGCTCCTCGCGAGGGTCCTCGCGCAGGCGGCCATCCGCGAAGGGAAGCAGGCGATGACCTTCGGCGTGTTCATGGGGATGATCCGCGGCGGGGCGAGCGAGTCGACGGTCGTCGTCGCCGACGGCGAGATCACGACCCCGCCGATCGTGCCGCACGCGTGGGCGATCCTCGCCCTCCACGGCGAGGGACTCCCGAAGCTCCGCGCGAAGATCGAGCCGGGCGGCGTCGTGGTCGCGAACGCGGACCTCGTCGGGGCGCTGCCGGCGTGGGAGGGCGTGCGGACGGTCGCGGTGGCCGCGACCGGGGAGGCGAAGGCGCTCGGCCATCCGCTCGGCGCCGGCATGGTGGCGCTCGGCGCGTTCGTCGCGACGACGGCGCTCGTCGCCCCCGCGTCGCTCGACGCCGCGCTCGCGGACGTGCTGCCGCCGCATCGCCGGACGCTCGCCGACGCGAACCGCCGCTGCCTCGCGCGGGGCGCGGCGCTCGTCGCGCCCGCCGCGTCCGCGTTGCGCCCGTTCGCGCCCGCGTGTTAG